A window of the Candidatus Thorarchaeota archaeon genome harbors these coding sequences:
- a CDS encoding 50S ribosomal protein L11, with product MVEGGKASGGPPIGPALGPTGVNVFQVVTKINEVTQPFSGLKVPVKIIVDPSTKGFEVVVGVPPTSALILKEIGAPKGSGTPNTSTIGNLTIAQLKSIAKVKASELSAQTMKTAVLTISGTCVSVGVTIDGKPAKEFQKELRAGKYDDQLTEPLREG from the coding sequence ATGGTTGAGGGTGGAAAGGCATCCGGAGGCCCTCCAATTGGCCCCGCACTTGGTCCCACCGGTGTCAATGTTTTCCAGGTTGTGACCAAGATCAATGAGGTGACTCAGCCATTTTCAGGTTTGAAGGTACCAGTCAAGATCATAGTAGACCCTAGCACAAAGGGTTTCGAAGTGGTAGTGGGTGTGCCACCGACAAGCGCACTCATACTGAAGGAGATAGGTGCACCGAAGGGGTCAGGGACACCCAACACGAGCACTATCGGAAACCTGACAATTGCGCAGCTCAAGAGTATCGCCAAAGTCAAGGCTTCAGAACTATCTGCTCAGACAATGAAGACGGCAGTGCTTACCATATCGGGCACATGTGTTTCGGTAGGTGTGACGATAGATGGCAAGCCAGCCAAGGAGTTCCAGAAGGAATTGAGGGCCGGCAAATACGATGACCAGTTGACCGAGCCTCTGAGGGAGGGCTAA
- a CDS encoding 50S ribosomal protein L10, protein MAMHVHQIPQWKIDEVRQLVSEMKQSKVVGLVNVEGIGSKQLQGIRDTLRQSAKIRMARNTLMIRAIKESGLRGIAALSDHVSGPVAFIFSNQDPFILSKFLSENKASVPAKGGQIATSDIIIPEMNTGVPPGPFISELAALKIPAKVKGGVIHITQETVAVKAGEVISNTMAQMLTRLGLEPMKVQLRLVAAYTDGALLTEENLLVDLDALLTEVLQAHQHALNLSINVGYPTTYTIPVIIAKADMEARNLALNIEFFEPDILLQFLSKANWEALALASVLAQNNPEAVPSGILTKHETAATTSVAETPSKDEDKDKTKKEPEKEDKEEESVTGLGSLFG, encoded by the coding sequence ATGGCAATGCATGTGCATCAAATCCCCCAATGGAAGATTGACGAAGTCAGACAACTCGTCAGCGAGATGAAACAGAGCAAGGTAGTGGGTCTGGTCAATGTGGAGGGTATCGGCTCAAAGCAGCTCCAGGGAATAAGAGATACCCTGCGACAGTCCGCGAAGATACGCATGGCTCGCAACACGCTCATGATAAGAGCAATCAAGGAATCCGGACTACGGGGGATCGCAGCTCTCAGTGACCATGTCTCCGGGCCTGTCGCATTCATATTCAGCAATCAGGACCCATTCATACTGAGCAAGTTCTTGTCCGAGAACAAGGCTTCAGTCCCAGCAAAGGGAGGGCAGATTGCGACCAGCGACATAATCATCCCTGAGATGAACACAGGCGTCCCTCCAGGGCCATTCATCAGCGAACTGGCTGCTCTGAAAATCCCCGCAAAAGTCAAGGGTGGGGTCATCCACATCACACAGGAGACAGTCGCAGTCAAGGCTGGAGAGGTCATATCCAATACGATGGCACAGATGCTCACACGTCTTGGCCTTGAACCGATGAAAGTTCAACTCAGGCTAGTAGCAGCCTACACAGATGGTGCATTGCTTACAGAGGAGAACCTGCTGGTCGACCTTGACGCATTGCTAACAGAGGTGCTCCAAGCGCATCAGCATGCACTCAACCTGTCAATCAATGTCGGGTACCCGACTACGTACACCATCCCAGTGATCATAGCCAAGGCAGACATGGAGGCAAGAAACCTGGCGTTGAACATCGAGTTCTTCGAGCCAGACATCTTGTTGCAGTTCTTGTCCAAGGCGAACTGGGAGGCGTTAGCACTGGCTTCAGTGCTTGCCCAGAATAACCCCGAGGCGGTTCCTTCAGGAATCCTTACCAAGCACGAAACTGCCGCGACAACATCTGTGGCTGAAACACCTAGCAAGGACGAGGACAAGGACAAGACCAAGAAGGAACCTGAGAAAGAGGACAAGGAAGAAGAAAGTGTAACAGGTCTAGGAAGCCTGTTCGGATAG
- a CDS encoding histone deacetylase family protein: MKIVFDERMRQSYDGTPAGAPGRLDSALSVLRSRPEYEFVKPVPASREQILLAHTENHIESVKQDSDSRNGLLFQMAALAAGGAIRTAEIAMTGEPAFGLIRPPGHHASHDSYWGYCYFSNMALALLWLKHTKQIESAFILDFDLHTGDGTIDILGSDTRFVIYNPNGRGDEEYIRNVKMALDESPDVDIIAASAGFDQYVHCWGGNLSTDAFRRIGDMMRQFAQERCDSRRFGLLEGGYNHEDLGKNVLAFCEGLRGKG, encoded by the coding sequence GTGAAGATAGTCTTCGATGAACGAATGAGGCAGTCCTATGATGGAACACCTGCAGGAGCACCGGGCAGACTTGACAGCGCGCTGAGCGTGCTGAGGAGTAGGCCCGAATATGAGTTTGTAAAGCCGGTGCCTGCTTCGAGAGAACAGATACTTCTTGCTCACACTGAGAATCACATTGAGAGCGTTAAGCAGGACAGTGACTCTCGCAATGGGCTCCTGTTCCAGATGGCAGCCCTAGCAGCGGGCGGTGCGATAAGGACCGCAGAGATTGCCATGACTGGTGAACCTGCCTTTGGTCTTATCCGCCCTCCCGGGCACCATGCCTCTCACGACTCCTACTGGGGATACTGCTACTTCTCCAACATGGCATTGGCCCTGCTGTGGCTGAAACACACCAAGCAGATAGAGTCAGCGTTCATACTCGACTTTGATCTGCACACAGGGGATGGGACGATAGACATCCTGGGCAGTGACACGCGGTTCGTCATCTACAACCCGAATGGGAGGGGAGACGAGGAGTACATCCGGAACGTGAAGATGGCGCTTGACGAGAGCCCGGATGTGGACATCATAGCGGCCTCTGCGGGTTTTGACCAGTATGTCCACTGTTGGGGCGGTAACCTGAGCACAGACGCGTTCAGGAGGATAGGCGACATGATGCGGCAGTTCGCACAAGAAAGGTGCGACAGCCGCAGATTCGGACTGCTTGAGGGAGGCTACAATCACGAGGACCTCGGCAAGAACGTCCTAGCATTCTGTGAGGGCCTGAGAGGCAAAGGCTAG
- a CDS encoding protein translocase SEC61 complex subunit gamma, with the protein MGLGEFINNSRRILKLATKPSRKELWLSTRISILAMFLVGFLSFIIQILMTTITSGWGT; encoded by the coding sequence ATGGGACTCGGCGAATTCATCAACAACAGCAGGAGAATACTGAAGCTTGCCACAAAGCCTTCAAGAAAGGAACTCTGGCTGAGTACTAGAATCAGCATTCTGGCAATGTTCCTTGTCGGCTTCCTTAGTTTCATCATTCAAATCCTGATGACTACCATCACGTCCGGTTGGGGCACCTAA
- the ftsZ gene encoding cell division protein FtsZ encodes MPRNETTDEELAELLNSVSARILVVGVGGAGNNAITRLMEVGIEGAETMAMNTDAQDLYFCNSHHKLLLGRECCGGLGAGNHPEIGEAAAKETYEMIKDVTQADLVFIAAGMGGGTGTGAAPLVAKAAKENGALTVAIVCLPFEVEGPVRKKNAARGLSALMEHVDTLIAIPNEKLLEIAPDLTLPEAFMVADEVLVRAVKGIAELISKPGLVNLDFADVRTTMRNGGVSIIALGEGQGENRAEEAVYNALRNPLIDVSIENARNILINVTGSENLQLCEAKRVVELVTQQVRAGAEVIYGALIMPELEDRLRVTIIASGVSSPYILDSTAERVRPLADDLKTSPDVSEHDSTEERDTRQLATE; translated from the coding sequence ATGCCTAGGAATGAAACCACAGACGAAGAACTGGCAGAGCTCCTCAACTCGGTCTCTGCAAGGATTCTTGTGGTCGGCGTCGGTGGCGCCGGAAACAATGCCATCACCCGGCTGATGGAGGTGGGCATTGAGGGGGCAGAAACGATGGCTATGAATACGGATGCTCAAGACCTCTACTTCTGCAACTCACATCACAAGCTTCTTCTCGGTAGGGAATGCTGCGGTGGACTCGGGGCTGGAAACCATCCGGAGATTGGAGAGGCGGCTGCGAAGGAGACCTATGAGATGATTAAAGATGTGACCCAGGCAGACCTGGTGTTCATCGCAGCAGGGATGGGGGGTGGAACAGGTACTGGGGCAGCACCTCTGGTTGCAAAGGCTGCAAAGGAGAATGGCGCGCTGACTGTGGCGATTGTGTGTCTGCCCTTCGAGGTCGAAGGACCGGTAAGAAAGAAGAATGCGGCGAGGGGACTGAGTGCGCTCATGGAACATGTCGACACCCTCATTGCTATCCCGAACGAAAAGCTGCTCGAGATTGCGCCGGATCTGACCTTGCCGGAGGCATTCATGGTTGCAGATGAGGTGCTTGTGCGTGCAGTGAAGGGCATTGCGGAACTCATTTCCAAGCCGGGCCTTGTTAACTTGGACTTTGCAGACGTACGCACGACAATGCGAAACGGTGGAGTGTCCATAATAGCGCTTGGTGAGGGTCAGGGCGAGAACCGCGCGGAGGAGGCTGTGTACAACGCACTTCGAAACCCCCTGATTGACGTTTCCATTGAGAACGCCCGTAACATACTCATCAATGTGACTGGCAGTGAGAACCTTCAACTGTGCGAGGCCAAACGCGTTGTTGAACTCGTGACTCAGCAGGTCAGAGCGGGAGCAGAGGTGATATACGGGGCACTCATAATGCCGGAACTTGAAGACCGGCTTCGAGTGACAATCATTGCCTCTGGCGTTTCCTCCCCATACATACTCGACTCAACAGCTGAGAGAGTCAGGCCTCTTGCTGATGACCTCAAGACCAGCCCAGATGTTAGCGAGCACGATAGTACTGAGGAACGCGATACGAGGCAATTGGCTACTGAGTAA
- a CDS encoding carbohydrate kinase family protein, translating to MSAEVVSIGRVNVDVVMRVESLTGTDHHFTGQDGYIAFGGSASNFAAQSAKLGVKTALLSCVGSDLYGQVILRELARIGVDTRLVLTLDKQQTGIFTYIYDANRNEMVIVEPGANKFVEKHLLEESMLEGTSTIHLAGAFPMMTRRAAEIATVNGMVLSIDPGRAAASLSFNEVLPHTDLLFLNQRELREYFGMEASEAELRRLAKTFPGILVVKLAERGAVATDGFEYCESRAFDVQVADTMGAGDSFAAGFVAAWTRSENIEQALNVANAVAALTITQRGAQEGQPNLEQLERFLAKYDISIGTIARALRPERRGTK from the coding sequence TTGTCAGCCGAGGTCGTTTCCATAGGGCGGGTGAATGTCGATGTGGTCATGAGAGTGGAGAGTCTCACGGGCACTGACCATCACTTCACGGGCCAAGACGGCTACATAGCATTCGGAGGGTCGGCCTCAAACTTCGCTGCACAGTCTGCAAAGCTGGGCGTGAAGACCGCCCTTCTGAGCTGTGTGGGAAGCGACCTATACGGCCAAGTCATTCTGAGAGAGCTGGCGAGGATAGGTGTGGACACCAGACTTGTGCTCACACTCGACAAGCAGCAAACGGGCATCTTCACGTACATATACGACGCCAACCGCAATGAGATGGTAATTGTCGAGCCAGGAGCGAACAAGTTCGTTGAGAAGCACCTCTTGGAAGAGAGTATGCTAGAGGGAACAAGCACAATCCATCTGGCGGGAGCCTTTCCTATGATGACAAGACGCGCGGCCGAGATAGCCACAGTAAATGGAATGGTCCTGTCAATAGACCCGGGACGAGCTGCCGCATCCCTTTCATTCAACGAGGTTCTGCCGCATACGGACCTCCTGTTTCTCAATCAGAGAGAACTTAGGGAGTATTTCGGAATGGAGGCCTCCGAGGCTGAACTCAGGAGACTTGCAAAGACCTTTCCGGGCATACTCGTGGTGAAACTTGCAGAGAGGGGGGCAGTGGCGACGGACGGGTTTGAGTACTGTGAGTCTCGCGCCTTCGATGTGCAGGTTGCTGACACCATGGGTGCGGGAGACTCCTTTGCGGCAGGATTCGTGGCAGCATGGACGCGCTCAGAGAACATAGAACAGGCACTGAATGTGGCTAATGCTGTGGCAGCCCTCACTATCACACAGAGAGGAGCGCAGGAGGGACAACCGAACTTAGAACAGCTTGAGAGATTCTTGGCAAAGTATGACATCTCGATAGGGACTATAGCGAGGGCTCTGCGTCCTGAGAGACGAGGAACAAAGTGA
- a CDS encoding transcription elongation factor Spt5: MRGKTSIYAIRTTIGQERSVTDLVTTAVIGESDVWQCPYCAEQFSSENSTLRHMEKCEKKKKSGEPILVSRNQLLGRVKSILVPETLRGYVFIETEEFRDVEIAISGVPHVRGRVGGKVSLDEIDKFLTPKPAAEGISTGDVVEIISGPFKGERAKVVRVESAKEELVLELLDSPVTIPIRVHADFVKLVEKGKELLEPTTEEPTPTPVSTPQGGRQEEGEKREEEEEEEDSFWSQG; encoded by the coding sequence ATGAGAGGAAAGACAAGCATCTACGCGATTCGTACAACCATAGGCCAGGAACGATCGGTCACAGACCTCGTGACAACTGCAGTGATAGGAGAATCCGATGTCTGGCAGTGCCCATACTGTGCCGAACAGTTCTCGTCAGAGAACAGTACCCTCAGGCACATGGAAAAGTGTGAAAAGAAGAAGAAGAGTGGCGAGCCAATCCTAGTGTCTCGCAACCAGCTGCTAGGTCGCGTGAAGTCGATTCTCGTCCCTGAAACTCTCCGAGGCTATGTCTTCATTGAAACGGAGGAGTTCCGTGATGTGGAGATAGCCATCTCTGGCGTGCCGCATGTCAGAGGACGCGTTGGGGGAAAGGTGAGTCTTGACGAAATAGACAAGTTTCTGACTCCAAAACCAGCCGCAGAGGGCATTTCGACAGGAGACGTCGTGGAGATCATCTCCGGACCCTTCAAGGGCGAACGTGCGAAGGTAGTACGAGTGGAGAGCGCAAAGGAGGAGCTGGTGCTCGAACTCCTTGACAGCCCCGTGACCATCCCAATAAGAGTTCATGCAGACTTCGTCAAACTTGTGGAGAAGGGCAAGGAACTCTTGGAACCCACCACTGAAGAGCCGACTCCGACACCTGTATCGACTCCGCAGGGAGGACGACAGGAAGAGGGGGAGAAGAGGGAAGAGGAGGAAGAGGAGGAGGACTCTTTCTGGTCTCAGGGCTGA
- a CDS encoding radical SAM protein, with protein MIVDGYVDEPTCLGVPPYMSTYPRYIAGAIWTCSPHTEVVYQTIDQVRISFDSARRLWSSADMVILIAGMIVPGKYLGGTPISVNEARTLFSDPRLESVPKLLVGPWARFGCGVEGGRVALSADTLSPPFDYIVKGDAEIVLSESLRSGSALDSLDLSVTRSSPSEVETFAVKGSAIVKQAPGFHRGHVICEIETYRGCPRFLTGGCSFCTEPLYGSPQQRQINCIVEEIEALYASGIRAFRIGRQADLFTYGSKQMGDEEYPRPEPAVIEELFSKTRRVAPDLSVLHIDNVNPGTIARHPEESREVAKAIMRYHTPGDVAALGVESADPEVVRRNNLKATPEEALEAIALLNEVGSTRPGRGLPHLLPGVNFVYGLPGESRATADHNMVFLTEVLRRGLLLRRINIRQVIGFPQTRVASEKVRGLKHNEFFRHKEEVRRMIDIPMLRRVAPLGTVIRSVFAEQQEGNNYLLRPLASYPLLCHMPMGSGTIDTMDVFVVDHGPRSVTVLPYPFDIKTATMSQLEMIPGIGAKRAARIKSHSPATITELERLIECKVPDWLSESLVFGS; from the coding sequence GTGATTGTCGATGGGTATGTGGATGAGCCCACCTGCCTCGGCGTGCCTCCATACATGAGCACGTACCCGCGCTACATAGCTGGGGCAATATGGACTTGTAGTCCTCACACAGAGGTGGTCTATCAGACAATCGACCAAGTGCGTATCAGCTTCGACTCGGCACGCCGGCTATGGAGCTCGGCTGACATGGTCATTCTAATCGCAGGAATGATCGTCCCCGGCAAGTATCTCGGAGGCACACCTATCTCTGTCAATGAGGCTCGTACGCTCTTCTCAGACCCCCGGCTTGAGTCCGTGCCGAAGTTGCTTGTGGGACCATGGGCCCGCTTCGGGTGTGGTGTTGAAGGTGGCAGAGTGGCCCTAAGCGCAGACACTCTGTCCCCACCTTTCGACTACATAGTAAAGGGTGATGCGGAGATAGTCCTATCCGAGTCGCTCCGGAGCGGTAGTGCCCTCGACTCGCTAGACTTGAGCGTGACGAGAAGCTCCCCCTCGGAGGTGGAGACCTTCGCCGTCAAGGGTTCTGCCATTGTCAAGCAGGCGCCCGGCTTCCACAGAGGCCATGTGATCTGCGAGATTGAGACCTACAGGGGGTGTCCCCGGTTCCTCACGGGGGGCTGTTCTTTTTGTACCGAGCCTCTCTATGGGTCGCCGCAACAGCGTCAGATCAACTGCATCGTTGAGGAGATAGAGGCCCTCTACGCATCTGGAATACGCGCCTTCAGGATTGGTCGCCAGGCTGATCTCTTCACCTATGGGTCCAAGCAGATGGGTGATGAGGAGTATCCCCGGCCAGAGCCTGCTGTCATTGAGGAGCTGTTCTCCAAGACTCGACGGGTCGCCCCCGATTTGAGCGTACTGCACATAGACAATGTGAACCCGGGAACGATTGCGCGACACCCGGAAGAGAGTCGGGAGGTCGCGAAGGCAATCATGAGGTACCATACACCTGGCGACGTTGCCGCCCTCGGTGTAGAGTCTGCAGACCCTGAGGTCGTCCGAAGGAACAATCTGAAGGCGACCCCGGAAGAGGCCCTAGAGGCAATCGCCCTTCTAAACGAGGTTGGATCCACACGACCCGGTCGCGGACTTCCGCATCTTCTCCCTGGAGTGAACTTTGTCTATGGACTGCCGGGCGAGAGCAGAGCGACTGCAGACCACAACATGGTCTTTCTCACGGAGGTGCTGCGGCGGGGCCTGCTCCTCAGACGAATCAACATCCGCCAGGTGATAGGCTTCCCACAGACAAGAGTCGCTTCTGAGAAGGTGCGTGGTCTGAAACACAACGAGTTCTTCCGACACAAGGAGGAAGTCCGGAGAATGATTGACATTCCGATGCTCAGAAGGGTGGCACCTCTAGGGACAGTCATTCGTTCGGTCTTCGCGGAGCAGCAAGAGGGGAACAACTACCTGCTGAGACCGCTTGCATCCTATCCGCTCCTCTGTCATATGCCGATGGGCTCTGGAACCATCGATACGATGGATGTGTTTGTAGTGGACCATGGCCCACGATCTGTCACGGTGCTCCCATACCCGTTTGACATCAAGACCGCTACAATGTCACAGCTGGAGATGATACCTGGTATAGGTGCGAAGAGAGCCGCACGGATAAAGAGTCATTCACCCGCCACCATTACTGAGCTAGAGCGTCTCATTGAATGCAAGGTTCCCGATTGGCTGTCCGAATCTCTCGTATTTGGCAGTTGA
- a CDS encoding thiamine-monophosphate kinase, translated as MKIGEVGERRLLSEIRSLVGMAHGARLGFDEDASDLAAVPELNAVLNVDTFVSSTDRLPGMTSAQVGRKTAVMVLSDLVAKGVRPAASMLSLCVPPDLDLSEALEFVRGYSQYGLKNGVTFIGGDTGSAPDTVLTGVAIGFCPPDRIVLRGGARPGDLIVVTDSFGLTSVAYRILLKGLDASPTLRDRALNAAYKPELHFGLVESLSRRELVTAAMDSSDGLGVTLNMMADQAGLSFSVNRLPISSGVQEFAAQHGLDLLELIMNGGEEFSVVMTIPSDKIESAVSVGRLNKASLMVIGQVSEGSGVRYVADGVETVIPARGYDNFREWS; from the coding sequence ATGAAGATAGGTGAGGTCGGCGAGAGACGACTACTGTCAGAGATACGGTCTCTGGTTGGAATGGCTCATGGAGCCAGACTGGGATTCGATGAGGACGCCTCGGACTTGGCTGCCGTTCCTGAATTGAATGCGGTTCTGAACGTCGACACCTTTGTCTCGTCCACAGACCGGCTGCCAGGAATGACTAGCGCCCAAGTGGGGCGAAAGACAGCAGTCATGGTTCTGAGTGATTTGGTTGCCAAAGGAGTACGTCCTGCTGCCAGCATGCTATCTCTATGTGTTCCCCCAGACCTCGACCTTTCTGAGGCCTTGGAGTTTGTCAGGGGGTACTCCCAATACGGGCTCAAGAATGGTGTGACGTTCATTGGAGGTGACACTGGTTCCGCTCCGGACACTGTCCTCACAGGGGTGGCCATCGGGTTTTGTCCTCCCGATAGAATCGTGCTGCGTGGTGGAGCACGACCTGGTGACCTCATTGTCGTGACTGATAGCTTCGGTCTGACCTCTGTGGCCTACAGGATTCTTCTGAAGGGACTGGACGCGTCACCGACTCTGAGAGACCGCGCTCTAAATGCAGCATACAAGCCCGAGCTTCACTTTGGTCTTGTGGAATCTCTTTCCAGAAGAGAATTGGTGACTGCGGCAATGGATAGCAGTGACGGACTGGGGGTAACGCTGAACATGATGGCAGATCAGGCGGGTCTATCATTCTCTGTCAATCGCCTGCCCATCTCATCAGGGGTGCAGGAGTTTGCAGCACAACACGGTCTAGACCTGCTGGAACTCATCATGAATGGCGGCGAGGAATTCTCGGTTGTCATGACCATTCCATCGGACAAGATCGAATCTGCAGTGAGCGTCGGGCGGCTCAACAAAGCGTCACTGATGGTGATTGGGCAGGTATCAGAGGGCTCAGGGGTGAGGTATGTTGCAGATGGGGTCGAAACCGTCATACCCGCAAGGGGATATGACAATTTCAGGGAGTGGAGCTAG
- a CDS encoding 50S ribosomal protein L1 produces MSVDMDRIVSAVGEARAQGKARGIKFEQSFDFSVSFRKKEMDISKPENRFNQELTLPNRLYPPAKVCAFGDGDFAAAARTAGVERVVSKEEIPRIGEEKRERKSLARNYDYFIASTDTMPLIGRYLGQALGSRGKMPKPFPPQADLTGAVSQYQRTVRIRMRSTPTFHVKVGHERMTDKEIAENIMAVLNLVDSKGHTPKIGDMIVKTTMGPPVRITSWR; encoded by the coding sequence ATGTCAGTAGATATGGACCGTATAGTGTCTGCCGTGGGTGAAGCTAGGGCTCAAGGCAAAGCGAGAGGAATAAAGTTCGAGCAAAGCTTCGACTTCTCTGTGAGTTTCAGAAAGAAAGAGATGGACATTTCAAAACCTGAGAACAGGTTCAATCAGGAACTGACCCTTCCAAACCGGCTGTATCCTCCTGCGAAGGTCTGTGCATTTGGCGACGGCGATTTTGCCGCTGCAGCAAGAACTGCTGGTGTGGAGAGAGTAGTGTCCAAGGAAGAGATACCAAGGATTGGTGAGGAGAAGAGGGAACGAAAGTCGCTTGCGAGGAACTACGACTACTTCATTGCGTCCACAGACACGATGCCTCTGATAGGTAGGTATCTTGGACAGGCTCTGGGTTCTAGAGGAAAGATGCCAAAGCCATTCCCACCACAGGCAGACCTCACGGGGGCAGTAAGTCAGTATCAGCGGACCGTGCGTATTCGAATGCGTAGCACTCCCACGTTCCATGTAAAGGTGGGTCATGAGAGAATGACTGACAAAGAGATAGCAGAGAACATCATGGCGGTGCTCAACCTGGTTGACAGCAAAGGCCACACGCCGAAGATTGGCGATATGATCGTCAAGACAACAATGGGGCCGCCCGTGAGAATCACGTCCTGGAGATGA
- a CDS encoding 50S ribosomal protein P1, with the protein MEYVYAALLLHKAGQEVSEKSIEAVLTAAGVKADKGRLKALLAALEGVNIDEALKSVAMPVAAPSSPGTPTAAAGSGAKSQKKEEEKEEKKEEEFTAGLGSLFG; encoded by the coding sequence ATGGAATACGTATATGCAGCACTCTTGCTCCACAAGGCTGGCCAAGAGGTTAGCGAGAAGAGCATCGAGGCAGTGCTCACTGCCGCTGGTGTGAAGGCCGACAAGGGCAGACTCAAGGCGCTTCTTGCCGCCCTCGAAGGTGTAAACATTGATGAGGCTCTGAAGAGCGTCGCAATGCCTGTTGCAGCCCCTTCAAGCCCTGGAACTCCGACAGCAGCTGCCGGTTCAGGAGCCAAGAGCCAGAAGAAGGAAGAAGAGAAGGAAGAAAAGAAGGAAGAGGAATTCACTGCAGGTCTCGGCAGCCTCTTCGGTTGA
- a CDS encoding MFS transporter: MTATSSIEVKDSPQTEGVEQKPRPVAATQSSRWSSFKEVLSWRNYPVFLITSWVSSGFIVLNSYMPLYLYTIGWDLLFIGTATGIVSLVGAVCRALGGYIGDTIDRKISAVVVMAPVALYFLIIGLSRETFLIMTAMLLYAGADIARSGSTAYILDTVKTERSGFALALFTAGSILGVPVLLLLGVFTLTVGFTTAIQQMHLMGGFLLLLCAVARMRLDPSPRRRSQRVGSLLRTFLSENARAARLLMVSVPCLVGVVVCDAISDGLFRLGALIYASEVLGVGIMGINLTMLFYLVISFPLLLKIGHVSDTSGIRRAGLIVYAMMPVSALLLLVAPVFPLWGPPQLGVLLESVYPGLGVLMTTAFVAIVLKYTNDLLWWNVIISFVQKNLPSSDSAKGLTVFWVIVVFLASVAPVAGGYIYTFLGPYWLFLVILVLNLGIITSISRSGWGRAVVKSVTD, translated from the coding sequence ATGACCGCAACCAGTTCAATTGAAGTGAAAGACTCGCCTCAGACAGAGGGAGTTGAACAGAAGCCGAGGCCTGTGGCCGCCACCCAGTCGTCCCGTTGGAGTTCCTTCAAGGAGGTCTTATCTTGGAGGAACTATCCAGTATTCCTCATCACGTCGTGGGTGTCGAGTGGCTTCATCGTGCTGAACTCATACATGCCTCTCTATCTGTACACAATCGGCTGGGACCTTCTCTTCATTGGTACCGCCACCGGAATCGTGAGCCTTGTGGGTGCGGTCTGCAGAGCCCTTGGAGGATACATCGGTGACACCATTGACCGAAAGATCTCTGCAGTTGTCGTCATGGCTCCCGTAGCACTCTACTTCCTCATAATCGGACTGAGCCGTGAGACCTTTCTCATCATGACGGCGATGCTGCTTTACGCAGGTGCTGACATAGCGCGAAGCGGTTCGACGGCATACATACTTGATACGGTCAAGACTGAGAGGAGTGGCTTTGCCCTTGCTCTCTTCACTGCAGGCAGTATACTAGGAGTGCCTGTGCTGCTCCTGCTCGGGGTCTTCACTCTTACAGTAGGGTTCACCACTGCAATCCAGCAGATGCATCTCATGGGGGGCTTCCTCCTTCTTCTATGTGCAGTGGCCCGGATGCGGCTTGACCCCTCTCCCAGAAGGCGTTCTCAACGCGTCGGGTCTCTTCTAAGGACGTTCCTCTCCGAAAACGCCAGGGCCGCCAGACTCCTCATGGTTTCAGTCCCCTGTCTGGTGGGGGTCGTGGTCTGTGATGCGATAAGTGATGGCCTCTTCAGGCTTGGCGCGCTAATCTACGCCAGTGAGGTGCTCGGAGTCGGAATCATGGGCATCAACCTGACAATGTTGTTCTATCTGGTCATCTCGTTTCCGCTTCTGCTCAAGATTGGACATGTGTCTGACACATCTGGGATTCGACGTGCCGGACTGATTGTCTACGCAATGATGCCAGTAAGCGCGCTCCTACTGCTCGTGGCGCCGGTCTTCCCACTCTGGGGTCCCCCGCAGCTGGGGGTCCTGCTCGAGTCTGTCTATCCTGGTCTGGGCGTATTGATGACAACTGCCTTTGTAGCAATAGTACTGAAGTACACAAATGACTTACTGTGGTGGAACGTGATAATCTCCTTTGTGCAGAAGAACCTGCCATCCAGCGACTCCGCAAAGGGTCTGACCGTCTTCTGGGTGATTGTGGTATTCCTCGCTTCGGTAGCGCCTGTGGCCGGAGGTTACATCTACACTTTCCTCGGTCCCTACTGGCTCTTCCTCGTCATACTAGTCCTCAACTTGGGCATAATCACATCCATCTCCCGCTCAGGATGGGGTCGGGCTGTAGTCAAGTCCGTGACCGATTGA